From Ochotona princeps isolate mOchPri1 chromosome X, mOchPri1.hap1, whole genome shotgun sequence, one genomic window encodes:
- the FTSJ1 gene encoding putative tRNA (cytidine(32)/guanosine(34)-2'-O)-methyltransferase, producing the protein MGRTSKDKRDVYYRLAKENGWRARSAFKLLQLDEEFHLFAGVTRAVDLCAAPGSWSQVLSQKIGSQEPGRVVAVDLQTMAPLPGVIQIQGDITQLSTAQEIIQHFEGCPADLVVCDGAPDVTGLHDVDEYMQAQLLLAALNIATHVLKPGGCLVAKIFRGRDVTLVYSQLRIFFSSVLCAKPRSSRNSSIEAFAVCQGYDPPEGFKPDLSKPLLDHAYDPDFNQLDGPTRIIVPFVTCGDLSAYDSDRSYPLHLQDGSEYKYTPPTQPPISPPYKEACTLKKKGQLAKEIRSQDCPISRVDTLSQPLATPQRHTLLAPEVEENGIEINCSY; encoded by the exons ATGGGACGGACATCGAAGGACAAGCGAGATGTCTACTACCGCCTGGCCAAGGAGAATGGCTGGCGTGCCCGCAGTGCCTTCAAACTGCTACAACTAGATGAGGAATTCCACCTCTTTGCAG GTGTGACACGAGCTGTTGACCTCTGTGCAGCTCCgggcagctggagccaggtgtTGAGCCAGAAGATTGG gagccaagagcctggccGAGTGGTGGCTGTGGACCTGCAGACGATGGCTCCACTCCCGGGTGTGATCCAGATCCAGGGGGACATCACCCAG CTGTCCACTGCCCAGGAGATCATCCAGCACTTTGAGGGCTGCCCTGCAgacctggtggtgtgtgacggGGCTCCTGATG TCACTGGTCTCCATGATGTCGATGAGTATATGCAGGCCCAGCTCCTCCTAGCA GCTCTGAATATTGCCACGCATGTCCTAAAGCCGGGAGGCTGCCTTGTGGCCAAG ataTTCCGAGGCCGGGATGTGACACTAGTATACAGTCAGCTACGCATCTTCTTCTCCAGCGTGCTCTGTGCCAAGCCcaggagcagccggaactccagcaTCG AGGCGTTTGCTGTCTGTCAAGGTTATGACCCTCCTGAGGGCTTCAAGCCAGACTTGAGCAAGCCCCTGCTGGACCATGCCTATG ACCCAGATTTCAACCAATTGGATGGACCTACCCGCATCATTGTACCTTTTGTGACTTGTGGGGACCTGAGCGCCTATGATTCAGACCGGAGTTACCCACTGCAC TTACAGGATGGCTCCGAGTACAAGTACACgccccccacccagccccctatCTCACCCCCGTACAAGGAGGcctgcacattgaagaagaaggGACAGCTGGCCAAGGAGATTCGCTCTCAGGATTGCCCAATCAGCAGAGTGGACACTTTGTCCCAGCCCCTGGCCACTCCTCAGCGCCATACCCTGCTTGCTCCTGAG GTAGAAGAGAATGGAATTGAAATTAATTGTTCATATTAA